In one Platichthys flesus chromosome 3, fPlaFle2.1, whole genome shotgun sequence genomic region, the following are encoded:
- the naaladl1 gene encoding aminopeptidase NAALADL1 → MIKQLLIGLLSGAAVLTAGILIGHYGITHSSGSAPSWINDVVKDVDESLIERFLSEVDSIQIQENLRELTKVPHMATTAGDEKTVQFMLKRWQDSETGLDQAWREEYMVYLSFPDPKKPNKVTVVNASETVLYAAREKEKSYTADQDDPDVVQPYAAYSPAGHAKGKLVYANQGKPSDYQQLNQTIDLRGTIAITRYGGAGRAAKAINAAAYGVLGVLVYTDPLDINDGLMSDLNETYPHSWYLPPSGVERGSFNSHFGDTLTPYLAAKEETYRIPVENVTGFPPIPIQPIGFEDAYKLICELGGEAAPASWQGAFNCTYSFGGPGFKNTSEFSDSDVKLDVFNYEEVKNSSNVMGVIRGSVEPDRYVIYGNHRDSWVHGAIDPSSGTSVMLELTRVLGQMVKQGKWRPRRSIIFGSWGAEEFGLIGSAEYTEQYFTKLSERTVAYINVDIAVFANATLRASGMPSVQNLLFTAAKQVDAPGLDSTSVYDNWIRYFNRTSPARGVIPRVGYLSGAGSDYAAFVHYLGITSMDLSYTYDRSKTNARIYPAYHTAYDTFDYASKFIDPGFVSHQAIARTAGNVLIRLADSLVLPLNCSDYAESLEDYLQSAVTLYEGQLKARNISMEPLKRAVSSFRGAASHLDQVIHSSDLANETPLKVRRINDQLMLLDRAFLDPLAFPDKYAYRHVIWASSSAGRPTFPGLADAYAQAESSAQSSDWDKVHYHLSVLSQAIEGAAHTLVDVI, encoded by the exons ATGATAAAGCAGCTGTTGATTGGGCTCCTGAGTGGCGCTGCCGTGCTGACCGCGGGTATCCTGATCGGACACTATGGGATCACACACAGCAGCGGCTCGGCACCGTCCTGGATCAACGACGTGGTGAAGGATGTGGACGAGAGTCTCATTGAGAGGTTCCTTTCTGAGGTGGACAGCATCCAGATCCAGGAAAACTTACG GGAGCTGACAAAAGTGCCCCACATGGCCACCACAGCTGGAGATGAGAAGACGGTGCAGTTCATGCTGAAGAGATGGCAAGACTCGGAGACGGGTCTGGACCAGGCCTGGAGAGAGGAGTACATGGTCTACCTGTCCTTCCCGGACCCAAAGAAGCCCAACAAGGTCACTGTAG TGAACGCGTCTGAAACCGTGCTGTACGCtgccagagagaaagagaagtctTACACTGCGGATCAAGATGATCCCGATGTGGTTCAGCCGTACGCTGCGTACTCCCCTGCAGGACATGCAAAG GGGAAACTGGTTTACGCCAACCAGGGGAAACCAAGTGACTATCAGCAGCTGAACCAGACAATCGACCTGAGAGGAACCATCGCCATCACCAGATACGGTGGAGCGGGAAGAGCCGCTAAA GCCATCAACGCAGCAGCGTACGGGGTCCTGGGCGTGCTGGTCTACACCGACCCACTGGACATCAACGACGGTCTGATGTCCGACCTGAACGAGACGTATCCTCACTCCTGGTACCTGCCGCCCTCGGGGGTGGAGAGGGGATCCTTCAACAGTCACTttggagacacactcactccctACCTGGCTGCCAAAG AGGAAACCTACAGGATCCCAGTCGAGAACGTCACAGGATTCCCTCCTATTCCAATCCAACCCATCGGATTTGAGGATGCGTACAAATTGATCTG TGAactgggaggagaagcagctccaGCTTCATGGCAGGGAGCCTTCAACTGTACCTACAGCTTTGGAGGTCCAGGGTTCAAGAACACATCAGAATTCAGCGACAG TGATGTGAAGCTGGACGTCTTCAACTATGAAGAGGTGAAGAACTCCTCCAACGTGATGGGAGTGATCAGAGGGAGCGTGGAGCCGG ACAGGTACGTGATCTACGGAAACCACCGGGACAGTTGGGTTCACGGTGCCATCGACCCCAGCAGTGGGACGTCGGTCATGTTGGAGCTGACCAGGGTTCTGGGGCAGATGGTGAAGCAGG gtaAATGGAGGCCTCGCAGGTCCATTATCTTTGGAAGCTGGGGAGCGGAGGAGTTTGGACTCATTGGGTCTGCAGAGTACACAGAG CAATACTTCACCAAGCTCAGCGAACGCACCGTCGCTTACATCAACGTGGACATCGCTGTGTTTG CCAACGCCACCCTCAGAGCTTCAGGGATGCCGTCAGTTCAGAACCTCCTCTTCACAGCCGCTAAGCAG GTAGATGCACCTGGACTGGACTCCACGTCTGTGTACGACAACTGGATCCGATACTTCAACCGGACGAGCCCGGCCCGTGGCGTCATTCCCAG GGTGGGATACCTGTCAGGTGCTGGGAGTGATTACGCTGCCTTTGTCCATTACCTCGGAATCACCTCGATGGACCTGTCATACACATACGACAGG AGTAAAACCAATGCTCGTATTTACCCAGCGTACCACACGGCATATGACACCTTTGACTACGCCTCAAAGTTCATCGATCCCG GGTTCGTCAGTCACCAGGCCATCGCCAGGACGGCTGGAAACGTCCTGATCCGATTGGCCGACAGCCTGGTGCTGCCACTGAACTGCAGTGACTACGCCGAGAGTCTGGAGGACTACCTGCAAAGTGCAGTGACACTATATGAAGGTCAACTGAAAGCTAGGAACATATCCATGG agcCACTGAAACGTGCGGTGAGCAGCTTTCGCGGTGCAGCTTCTCATCTGGACCAAGTGATTCACAGTTCAGACCTGGCAAACGAAAC ACCCCTGAAGGTCAGACGGATCAACGACCAGCTCATGCTTCTGGACCGAGCCTTCCTGGACCCTCTGGCCTTCCCAGATAAATATGCATACAG GCATGTTATCTGGGCTTCCAGCAGCGCCGGCAGACCAACCTTCCCAGGTCTGGCTGATGCTTACGCCCAGGCTGAGTCCTCAGCTCAGTCCAGCGACTGGGACAAGGTGCACTACCACCTGTCGGTCCTGAGCCAGGCCATCGAGGGCGCCGCCCACACGCTGGTGGACGTCATttag
- the erap1b gene encoding endoplasmic reticulum aminopeptidase 1b — protein sequence MQFPQSLSLSLLDYLNVNFEQETKVRGFSTLSVTMSLAPLLLLLFLPVPPSSGAQLPNQGQAKDPPIATNGQPFPWDRMRLPKTIFPLHYDLTIHPNLTTLDFTGLVRIELDVLEDTSMIVLHAKQMQISHVLLLAPEGVRPLRVLEYPHFHQLALQSDSVLTKGRRYEVQLRFAANLSDSFHGFYKSSYRTSSGEVRVMASTQFEATFARGAFPCFDEPAFKANFTIRIIREPRHITISNMPQVKTVELPGGLLEDHFDTSVRMSTYLLAYIVSDFLSVSRTTQHGVKISVYAVAEKIDQTAFALEAAVKLLDFYDDYFDIPYPLPKQDLAAIPDFQSGAMENWGLTTYREAGLLFDADRSSASDKLAITKVIAHELAHQWFGNLVTMEWWNDLWLNEGFAKFMEFISLDVTYPELQVDDFFLGKCFEAMEVDSLSSSHPVSTPVENPMQIQEMFDDVSYDKGACILNMLRDFLTPEAFEIGIIKYLKRFSYQNTVNSHLWESLTNVCSSDDLEEGRMKHKEFCSKRKVQSGATKWYSGDELDVRAIMDTWTLQEGFPLVTVEVRGREVRLSQERYLKTDDPSLTEGFLWQIPLTYVTSASNTVHRFLLKTKTDVLYLPQEVDWVKFNVDMCGYYMVHYAGEGWNSIIKVLQHNHTALTSNDRASLIQNVFQLVSVGKVRLDTALELSLYLSRETEIMAVTQGFGELVPLYKLMEKRDMPALENQMKSYIVELFRGLIDRQVWTDSGSVSERVLKSYLLLFACFRNYAPCLTKATQLFNEWKESDGNMSLPVDITMAVFVIGARTPEGWDFLFEKYRHSMQMSVKSRMKMAMAVTPLQDKLQWMMEQSLHGEVMKTQDLPDVVVSVSKNPRGYKLAWDFFRANWSNFIKKFDLGSNSVSYMVKGVTNQYSTREMLHEVRSFFGSLTEETGSEMRCIQQSYESIEDNIRWMDTNLPLLKAWLDRRSPRISHEDL from the exons ATGCAATTCCCTCAatctctttcactttcactcttGGATTATTTGAACGTGAACTTCGAGCAGGAAACGAAG GTGAGAGGATTCTCTACTCTCAGTGTCACCATGTCATtggctcctctcctgctgctaCTGTTCCTTCCTGTCCCTCCCTCATCCGGAGCACAGCTGCCCAATCAGGGCCAAGCCAAAGACCCCCCCATCGCCACCAACGGCCAGCCGTTCCCGTGGGACCGCATGAGACTTCCCAAAACCATCTTCCCGCTCCACTATGACCTCACCATCCACCCCAACCTGACCACCCTGGACTTCACCGGCCTCGTTCGCATCGAGCTGGACGTGCTGGAGGACACCAGCATGATCGTCCTCCATGCCAAGCAGATGCAGATATCTCACGTGCTGCTCCTGGCGCCTGAAGGCGTGAGGCCTCTCCGGGTGCTGGAGTATCCTCACTTCCATCAGCTCGCCCTGCAGTCGGATTCCGTGCTGACCAAAGGAAGGAGGTACGAGGTGCAGCTGAGGTTTGCTGCCAACTTGTCCGACAGCTTCCACGGCTTCTACAAGAGCAGCTACCGCACCAGCAGCGGGGAAGTCCG gGTTATGGCGTCCACACAGTTTGAAGCAACGTTTGCTCGTGGAGCTTTCCCCTGTTTTGACGAGCCTGCTTTCAAAGCCAACTTCACCATACGGATCATACGAGAGCCGCGGCACATAACCATCTCCAACATGCCTCAG gttaaaacagtggagttgCCGGGCGGTTTGCTGGAGGATCACTTCGACACCTCAGTCCGGATGAGCACGTACCTGTTGGCCTACATCgtgtctgacttcctgtctgtgagcAGGACCACGCAGCACGGCGTCAAG ATTTCAGTCTACGCCGTCGCTGAGAAGATCGACCAGACGGCCTTTGCTCTGGAAGCTGCTGTCAAGCTGCTGGACTTCTACGATGACTACTTTGATATTCCTTACCCGCTTCCCAAACAGG acCTGGCTGCTATCCCTGACTTCCAGTCAGGTGCGATGGAGAACTGGGGGCTGACGACCTACAGAGAGGCGGGCCTCCTCTTCGACGCCGACAGGTCTTCAGCTTCAGACAAACTGGCCATCACCAAGGTCATCGCCCATGAGCTCGCACACCAG TGGTTCGGGAACCTGGTGACGATGGAGTGGTGGAACGACCTGTGGCTCAACGAGGGTTTCGCCAAATTCATGGAGTTTATCTCTCTGGACGTCACGTACCCGGAGCTGCAAGTG GATGACTTTTTCCTGGGGAAATGTTTTGAGGCCATGGAGGTGGactccctcagctcctctcaccCAGTCTCCACCCCCGTGGAGAACCCCATGCAGATCCAGGAGATGTTCGACGATGTGTCATATGACAAG gGAGCATGTATTCTGAATATGCTGCGGGACTTCCTGACTCCAGAGGCCTTTGAGATCGGCATCATCAAATACCTGAAGCGCTTCAGCTACCAAAACACTGTCAACAGCCACCTGTGGGAGAGCCTCACTAAT GTCTGCAGCTCAGATGATTTGGAAGAAGGCCGAATGAAACACAAAGAATTCTGCTCCAAACGCAAAGTCCAGTCTGGAGCCACC aagtGGTACTCCGGTGATGAGCTGGACGTCAGGGCCATCATGGACACCTGGACGTTGCAGGAGGGCTTCCCCCTGGTCACcgtggaggtcagaggtcgcgaGGTCAGGCTCAGTCAGGAGCGTTACCTGAAGACAGATGACCCCTCCCTCACTGAAGG ATTCCTGTGGCAGATTCCACTCACCTATGTGACCAGCGCCTCCAACACCGTCCACCGCTTCCTGCTGAAAACCAAGACTG ACGTCCTGTACCTGCCGCAGGAGGTGGACTGGGTGAAGTTCAACGTGGACATGTGTGGCTACTACATGGTGCACTATGCAGGCGAGGGGTGGAACTCCATCATCAAAGTGCTGCAGCACAACCACACAGCGCTGACCAGCAACGACCGAGCCAGCCTCATCCAAAACGTCTTCCAGCTGGTCAG TGTGGGGAAGGTGAGGCTGGACACGGCTCTGGagctctctctctacctgtccaGAGAGACGGAGATCATGGCTGTGACTCAGGGCTTCGGAGAGCTCGTACCTCTCTACAAACTGATGGAGAAGAGAGACATGCCAGCTCTGGAGAACCAGATGAAG AGCTACATCGTGGAACTGTTCCGGGGCCTGATTGATCGCCAGGTGTGGACCGACTCTGGATCAGTGTCGGAGCGGGTGCTCAAGAGTTACCTGCTGCTGTTCGCCTGTTTCAGGAACTACGCCCCCTGCTTGACCAAAGCCACGCAGCTCTTCAACGAGTGGAAGGAATCCGATGGCAACATGAG TCTCCCAGTGGACATCACCAtggctgtgtttgtgattgGAGCTCGCACGCCGGAGGGGTGGGACTTCTTGTTCGAGAAATACCGCCATTCCATGCAAATGTCTGTCAAGAGCCGCATGAAGATGGCCATGGCTGTCACTCCGCTGCAGGACAAGCTCCAGTG gatgaTGGAGCAGAGCCTCCACGGGGAAGTGATGAAGACTCAGGACCTCCCAGACGTGGTCGTCTCCGTCAGCAAGAACCCCCGCGGCTACAAACTGGCCTGGGACTTCTTCAGAGCCAACTGGTCCAACTTCATCAAGAA GTTTGACCTCGGCTCCAACTCAGTGTCATACATGGTGAAGGGTGTGACCAACCAGTATTCTACCAGGGAGATGCTACATGAG gTACGAAGCTTCTTTGGCTCCCTGACCGAGGAGACGGGCTCAGAGATGAGATGCATCCAGCAGAGCTACGAGAGCATCGAGGACAACATCCGCTGGATGGACACCAACCTTCCTCTGCTGAAGGCCTGGCTCGACCGACGCAGCCCCAGGATATCTCATGAGGATTTATAG